The segment CCGCTTGGCTTGGTATCCAAATTGAAGGTTAGTTCAAGGATGCCGTTCGTATAGGTAGCTTTTGGAGAGTCTGAATCGACCTTGTGATGAATTGGGACATTCACATGGTAGTCTTTTTCGCCATGCTTGGCATCAATATGGACAATATCTTCATCCACAAAGACTTTCACATCGGTCTTTTCAACACCTGGCATCTCGGCAACAATCTTGAGAGTTTGTTCCTTGTCGTCAACCAAAGTGTCTATCAGAGGTTCTCTCTTCTCGGCAGTAGCTGCAGGTGGCTGGTTGTCACACCCACAAGCGTCTGTAGTAGGTAA is part of the Candidatus Nitrosopelagicus brevis genome and harbors:
- the hsp20 gene encoding archaeal heat shock protein Hsp20, with protein sequence MTSFNNEINRIFKEMSRSFGSVDDIFEALQNTNGASGPVYYGYTMTVGPDGRPVIQEYGNVKPDSLPTTDACGCDNQPPAATAEKREPLIDTLVDDKEQTLKIVAEMPGVEKTDVKVFVDEDIVHIDAKHGEKDYHVNVPIHHKVDSDSPKATYTNGILELTFNLDTKPSGRSVDVL